One Diceros bicornis minor isolate mBicDic1 chromosome 26, mDicBic1.mat.cur, whole genome shotgun sequence DNA segment encodes these proteins:
- the LOC131422373 gene encoding apoptosis-associated speck-like protein containing a CARD isoform X2 → MGRTRDAILEALENLTADELKKFKLKLLSVPLRDGYGRIPRGTLLPMDAMDLTDKLVSFYLEAYGAELTASVLRDIGMQETAEQLQNPGARPALMKAPPQMAAKPAPHFMDQHRAALITRVTDVDGVLDALYGSVLTEEQYQAVRAETTNPRKMRKLFSFVPAWNLTCKDLFLQALKETQPFLVADLEQS, encoded by the exons ATGGGGCGCACGCGCGACGCCATCCTGGAGGCGCTGGAAAACCTGACTGCCGACGAGCTCAAAAAGTTCAAGCTGAAGCTGCTTTCAGTGCCGCTGCGCGACGGCTACGGGCGCATCCCACGGGGAACGCTGCTGCCCATGGATGCCATGGACCTCACTGACAAGCTCGTCAGCTTCTATCTGGAGGCGTACGGCGCCGAGCTCACGGCGTCCGTGCTGCGCGACATAGGCATGCAGGAGACGGCGGAGCAGCTGCAGA ATCCTGGAGCCAGGCCAGCCCTGATGAAGGCCCCTCCCCAGATGGCAGCCAAGCCAG CACCGCACTTTATGGATCAGCACCGGGCAGCCCTCATCACACGGGTAACAGACGTGGATGGGGTACTAGATGCCCTGTATGGGAGTGTCCTGACAGAGGAACAGTACCAGGCAGTGCGGGCGGAGACCACCAATCCAAGGAAGATGAGGAAGCTCTTCAGCTTTGTTCCAGCCTGGAACCTGACCTGCAAGGATCTGTTCCTTCAGGCCCTGAAGGAAACCCAGCCCTTCCTGGTGGCCGACCTGGAGCAGAGCTGA
- the LOC131422373 gene encoding apoptosis-associated speck-like protein containing a CARD isoform X1, producing MGRTRDAILEALENLTADELKKFKLKLLSVPLRDGYGRIPRGTLLPMDAMDLTDKLVSFYLEAYGAELTASVLRDIGMQETAEQLQSTCKDPGARPALMKAPPQMAAKPAPHFMDQHRAALITRVTDVDGVLDALYGSVLTEEQYQAVRAETTNPRKMRKLFSFVPAWNLTCKDLFLQALKETQPFLVADLEQS from the exons ATGGGGCGCACGCGCGACGCCATCCTGGAGGCGCTGGAAAACCTGACTGCCGACGAGCTCAAAAAGTTCAAGCTGAAGCTGCTTTCAGTGCCGCTGCGCGACGGCTACGGGCGCATCCCACGGGGAACGCTGCTGCCCATGGATGCCATGGACCTCACTGACAAGCTCGTCAGCTTCTATCTGGAGGCGTACGGCGCCGAGCTCACGGCGTCCGTGCTGCGCGACATAGGCATGCAGGAGACGGCGGAGCAGCTGCAGAGTACGTGCAAAG ATCCTGGAGCCAGGCCAGCCCTGATGAAGGCCCCTCCCCAGATGGCAGCCAAGCCAG CACCGCACTTTATGGATCAGCACCGGGCAGCCCTCATCACACGGGTAACAGACGTGGATGGGGTACTAGATGCCCTGTATGGGAGTGTCCTGACAGAGGAACAGTACCAGGCAGTGCGGGCGGAGACCACCAATCCAAGGAAGATGAGGAAGCTCTTCAGCTTTGTTCCAGCCTGGAACCTGACCTGCAAGGATCTGTTCCTTCAGGCCCTGAAGGAAACCCAGCCCTTCCTGGTGGCCGACCTGGAGCAGAGCTGA
- the LOC131422373 gene encoding apoptosis-associated speck-like protein containing a CARD isoform X3: MGRTRDAILEALENLTADELKKFKLKLLSVPLRDGYGRIPRGTLLPMDAMDLTDKLVSFYLEAYGAELTASVLRDIGMQETAEQLQSTCKAPHFMDQHRAALITRVTDVDGVLDALYGSVLTEEQYQAVRAETTNPRKMRKLFSFVPAWNLTCKDLFLQALKETQPFLVADLEQS; this comes from the exons ATGGGGCGCACGCGCGACGCCATCCTGGAGGCGCTGGAAAACCTGACTGCCGACGAGCTCAAAAAGTTCAAGCTGAAGCTGCTTTCAGTGCCGCTGCGCGACGGCTACGGGCGCATCCCACGGGGAACGCTGCTGCCCATGGATGCCATGGACCTCACTGACAAGCTCGTCAGCTTCTATCTGGAGGCGTACGGCGCCGAGCTCACGGCGTCCGTGCTGCGCGACATAGGCATGCAGGAGACGGCGGAGCAGCTGCAGAGTACGTGCAAAG CACCGCACTTTATGGATCAGCACCGGGCAGCCCTCATCACACGGGTAACAGACGTGGATGGGGTACTAGATGCCCTGTATGGGAGTGTCCTGACAGAGGAACAGTACCAGGCAGTGCGGGCGGAGACCACCAATCCAAGGAAGATGAGGAAGCTCTTCAGCTTTGTTCCAGCCTGGAACCTGACCTGCAAGGATCTGTTCCTTCAGGCCCTGAAGGAAACCCAGCCCTTCCTGGTGGCCGACCTGGAGCAGAGCTGA